Proteins encoded within one genomic window of bacterium:
- a CDS encoding SDR family oxidoreductase, translating to MYPELHGKAALVTGAARGFGRAIALRLAREGVSVVVNYRRSKSDAQKVVDEIMALGVPGVRAVALRGDVGDEESLHKLFEAIREEFQCLDIVIANAAFGVPGELMSATVRHFEVTMSASARSLMHLAQHAAPMMSAGWGRIVSITSEGGQKVLPGYGVVGPAKAALESITRYLAVELAGRGIVVNGVMAGPCVTRSFEAIPGAREHLEQTVCRAPMKRLIEEEDVASVVAWLCSNECRMIVGQFIFVDGGCSITA from the coding sequence ATGTACCCTGAGCTTCACGGCAAGGCCGCCCTGGTCACCGGGGCGGCACGCGGTTTCGGCAGGGCCATCGCCCTGCGCCTGGCCCGCGAGGGCGTGAGCGTGGTGGTCAACTACCGCCGCAGCAAGAGCGACGCGCAGAAAGTGGTGGATGAGATAATGGCCCTGGGCGTGCCGGGCGTGCGCGCGGTGGCCCTGCGCGGGGATGTGGGCGACGAGGAGAGCCTGCACAAACTGTTCGAGGCGATACGCGAGGAATTCCAGTGCCTGGACATCGTGATCGCCAACGCCGCGTTCGGCGTGCCGGGTGAGCTGATGAGCGCCACGGTGCGGCATTTCGAGGTGACCATGAGCGCCTCGGCCCGTTCGCTAATGCACCTGGCCCAGCATGCCGCGCCCATGATGAGCGCGGGCTGGGGCCGGATCGTGAGTATCACCAGCGAGGGTGGCCAGAAAGTGCTGCCCGGCTACGGGGTGGTGGGCCCGGCCAAGGCGGCCCTGGAGTCAATCACGCGCTACCTGGCCGTGGAGCTGGCCGGCCGCGGGATCGTAGTCAACGGTGTGATGGCCGGCCCCTGCGTCACCCGCAGCTTCGAGGCCATCCCCGGGGCGAGGGAGCACCTGGAGCAGACTGTCTGCCGCGCCCCGATGAAACGCCTGATCGAGGAGGAGGACGTGGCCAGCGTGGTGGCCTGGCTCTGCTCCAACGAATGCCGGATGATAGTCG